A part of Variovorax sp. HW608 genomic DNA contains:
- the ltrA gene encoding group II intron reverse transcriptase/maturase → MMNGPEKSDLAIVAMKPANKAGQPAAEWVEPRAGTKGNTGQPRTRRTQSRGSVSQGLDRVRNAARQRKKGKFTALLHHVTVDLLRDAFLALKRRAAPGVDGVTWEDYEAGLEGNLQDLHARVHSGGYRALPVRRRFIPKPGTDKQRPLGIAALEDKIVQRALVAVLNAIYEEDFLGLSYGFRPGRSQHDALDALAVAISNTPVNWILDADIRSFFDRIDQSWLVRFLEHRIGDERVIRLVRKWLKAGVLEEGSWSVSETGTPQGAVVSPLLANVYLHYVFDLWAHQWRRREATGNVIVVRYADDIVAGFEHEADARRFWDAMRTRFEQFGLELHGEKTRLLEFGRHAAKRRQRRGLGRPETFTFLGFTFICGKSRRGAFLLKRKTRGDRMRAKLQEIKAQLRNRMHDAIPEQGRWLKAVVTGFFAYHAVPTNSRALSAFRYHVVNLWRRTLRRRSQKDGMTWERMTKIAAAWLPPPRVLHPWPSERFAVKHPR, encoded by the coding sequence ATGATGAACGGACCCGAGAAGTCAGACCTCGCCATAGTAGCGATGAAGCCTGCGAACAAGGCCGGGCAACCGGCTGCGGAGTGGGTGGAGCCAAGGGCGGGGACCAAGGGGAACACGGGCCAACCGCGCACGCGACGGACTCAGAGCCGCGGTAGCGTGTCACAGGGGCTGGACCGTGTACGGAACGCTGCGAGGCAGCGGAAGAAGGGGAAGTTCACTGCGCTGCTACACCACGTGACGGTCGATCTACTGAGGGACGCGTTCCTGGCGCTCAAGCGCCGTGCCGCCCCCGGGGTTGATGGCGTGACATGGGAGGACTACGAGGCGGGGCTGGAGGGAAACCTCCAAGACCTGCATGCACGGGTCCATAGCGGCGGATATCGGGCGCTGCCCGTCAGGCGAAGGTTCATTCCCAAGCCTGGCACCGACAAGCAGCGCCCGCTCGGTATTGCCGCGCTGGAGGACAAGATCGTTCAGCGTGCGCTCGTCGCGGTGCTCAATGCCATCTATGAGGAAGACTTCCTCGGCCTCTCGTACGGGTTCCGGCCCGGACGAAGTCAGCACGATGCGCTTGACGCACTGGCGGTGGCGATCAGCAATACCCCGGTGAACTGGATTCTCGACGCGGACATTCGGAGTTTCTTCGACCGAATCGACCAGAGCTGGTTGGTCCGGTTCCTGGAGCACCGGATCGGCGACGAGCGCGTCATTCGCCTTGTGCGCAAGTGGCTCAAGGCGGGCGTCCTGGAAGAGGGAAGTTGGAGCGTCAGTGAAACGGGGACTCCTCAAGGAGCAGTGGTCTCACCACTGCTCGCGAACGTCTACCTGCACTACGTCTTCGACCTCTGGGCCCACCAATGGCGGAGGCGAGAAGCCACCGGCAACGTGATCGTCGTGCGCTACGCCGATGACATCGTGGCGGGTTTCGAGCATGAAGCCGATGCGAGGCGCTTCTGGGATGCGATGCGAACGCGGTTCGAACAGTTTGGCCTCGAACTGCACGGGGAGAAGACACGCTTGCTGGAGTTCGGCCGTCATGCGGCTAAACGTAGACAGCGGCGCGGCCTTGGCCGGCCGGAGACCTTCACGTTCTTGGGGTTCACGTTCATATGCGGCAAGTCCCGGCGCGGGGCATTCCTGCTCAAGCGCAAAACACGGGGTGACCGCATGCGAGCGAAGCTCCAGGAAATCAAGGCGCAGTTGCGTAACCGCATGCACGACGCCATCCCCGAACAGGGACGATGGTTGAAGGCTGTGGTGACCGGATTCTTCGCATACCACGCAGTGCCCACGAACTCGCGGGCACTGAGCGCGTTCCGATATCACGTCGTGAATCTTTGGCGGCGCACGCTCCGGCGACGCAGCCAGAAGGACGGAATGACATGGGAGCGCATGACGAAGATCGCTGCTGCATGGCTACCACCACCCCGAGTCCTTCATCCATGGCCAAGCGAGCGATTTGCCGTCAAACACCCGAGGTAG
- the istB gene encoding IS21-like element helper ATPase IstB, giving the protein MSDEFDSTRLTLLLNELRLPALKQMWPTFAERSDKEGWPAARLLMALAEHELAERDRRRIERHLAEAKLLPGKTLDNFDFDAVPMVSRAQVSALCAGDAWLRNGANLILMGPPGGGKSHLSSAIGLALLEKGWRVLFARTSDLVQRLQIARRELSLEAAINRLDNFHLVVLDDFAYVTKDQAETSVLFELISARYERRSLLITANQPFGEWNKVFPDPAMTLAAVDRLVHHSTIFELNVESYRRRTAMQRKQHGPGRPASFATPKNVGVPTARDNQPAS; this is encoded by the coding sequence ATGAGCGACGAATTCGACTCGACGCGCCTGACGCTGCTGCTGAACGAACTGCGGCTGCCCGCGCTCAAGCAGATGTGGCCGACCTTCGCTGAACGCTCCGACAAGGAGGGCTGGCCCGCCGCCCGGCTACTCATGGCCTTGGCCGAGCATGAGCTCGCCGAGCGCGACCGGCGTCGCATCGAACGCCACCTCGCCGAGGCCAAGCTCCTGCCTGGCAAGACTCTGGATAACTTCGACTTCGACGCCGTGCCGATGGTGTCCAGGGCGCAGGTCTCGGCGCTGTGCGCCGGCGACGCGTGGTTGCGCAACGGCGCCAATTTGATCCTCATGGGACCACCAGGCGGCGGCAAGTCGCACTTGTCGTCCGCCATCGGCCTGGCGCTGCTTGAGAAGGGCTGGCGCGTGCTGTTCGCCCGCACCTCCGACCTCGTGCAGCGACTGCAGATCGCTCGTCGGGAGCTCTCCCTGGAAGCGGCGATCAACCGCCTCGACAACTTCCATCTCGTCGTGCTCGATGACTTCGCCTACGTCACCAAGGACCAGGCCGAGACCTCCGTTCTCTTCGAGCTGATCAGCGCTCGCTACGAGCGCCGCTCCCTGCTCATCACCGCCAACCAGCCCTTCGGCGAATGGAACAAGGTCTTCCCCGATCCTGCGATGACCCTGGCCGCCGTCGATCGCCTCGTGCACCACTCGACGATCTTCGAGCTCAACGTCGAGAGCTATCGCAGGCGCACCGCCATGCAGCGCAAGCAGCACGGACCAGGACGCCCCGCAAGCTTCGCCACCCCGAAGAATGTCGGCGTTCCAACAGCGCGCGACAACCAACCTGCGTCCTGA
- the istA gene encoding IS21 family transposase → MPGHHINDYQMRLYMKHRLSEGPSKAAARVGFSVATAYRVEQDPRLPSQKKAPRERRRPDPLAEIFDAEVVPLLKAAPGVRPVAVFEEMMRRHPQLPPGVRRTLERRIRGWRAIHGEERDVIFRQVHEPGRLGLSDFTEMDGLGITVAGVALDHRLYHFRLACSGFEHAHVILGGESYVALAEGLQNALWALGGAPREHRSDSLSAAFRNLEREARDDLTSRYDALCAHYGMQPTRNNRGVAHENGSIESPHGHLKSAIRDAVLLRGSSDFADLLAYRRFIDEIVSRHNARNGKRIDAERVTLQPLPPSRTCDYEETLVYVTSAGGFTLRKVFYTVPSRLIGHRLRVRLYDDRLELLLGGTSLMTLERGRPGANGRHGHVVDYRHVIHALRRKPMALLNLVYRDRLFPREAYRLTFDRLCEALTPRAACKTMVELLSLAHERTCEAQLADVLAQDLSERRLPDLKALWARFTPDPARLPHVCVQLASLSDYEALVNLDMEVQA, encoded by the coding sequence GTGCCCGGACATCACATCAACGACTACCAGATGAGGCTTTACATGAAGCACAGATTGTCCGAAGGACCATCCAAGGCGGCCGCACGCGTCGGTTTCAGCGTCGCGACGGCCTACCGCGTCGAGCAGGACCCGCGCCTGCCGTCGCAGAAGAAGGCGCCGCGCGAGCGCCGGCGTCCCGATCCACTGGCCGAGATCTTCGACGCCGAAGTGGTCCCACTGCTCAAGGCGGCGCCAGGCGTGCGCCCCGTTGCGGTGTTCGAGGAGATGATGCGGCGTCATCCGCAATTGCCGCCCGGTGTGCGCCGCACGCTGGAGCGGCGCATCCGTGGCTGGCGCGCCATTCACGGCGAAGAACGTGATGTCATCTTCCGTCAGGTGCACGAGCCAGGCCGCCTGGGCCTGTCGGACTTCACCGAGATGGACGGCTTGGGCATCACCGTGGCCGGTGTCGCGCTGGACCATCGCCTCTACCACTTCCGCCTGGCCTGTTCGGGTTTCGAGCACGCGCACGTCATCCTGGGCGGGGAGAGCTATGTCGCGCTGGCCGAGGGGCTGCAGAACGCGTTATGGGCCTTGGGCGGCGCCCCGCGAGAGCATCGCAGCGACAGCCTGTCGGCAGCCTTCCGCAACCTGGAACGAGAGGCTCGCGACGACCTGACGTCGCGCTACGACGCGCTGTGCGCGCACTACGGCATGCAGCCCACGCGCAACAACCGCGGCGTTGCCCACGAGAACGGCTCGATCGAGAGTCCTCACGGCCATCTCAAGAGCGCCATCCGCGACGCCGTGCTGCTGCGCGGCAGCAGCGACTTTGCCGATCTGTTGGCCTATCGCCGCTTCATCGACGAGATCGTCAGTCGCCACAACGCGCGCAACGGCAAGCGCATCGATGCCGAGCGCGTCACGCTGCAGCCGCTGCCGCCCTCACGCACCTGCGACTACGAGGAGACGCTCGTGTACGTGACCTCGGCCGGGGGGTTCACCCTGCGCAAGGTGTTCTACACCGTTCCGTCGCGGCTGATCGGCCATCGCCTGCGCGTGCGACTGTACGACGACCGGCTGGAGCTGCTGCTCGGAGGAACGTCGCTGATGACCCTCGAGCGAGGTCGCCCCGGCGCCAACGGCCGGCATGGTCACGTCGTCGACTACCGGCACGTCATCCATGCGCTGCGCCGCAAGCCGATGGCCTTGCTCAACCTGGTCTATCGGGACCGGCTCTTCCCTCGCGAAGCCTATCGACTGACGTTCGATCGCCTGTGCGAGGCGCTCACACCACGCGCGGCCTGCAAGACCATGGTCGAGCTGCTGAGCCTCGCGCACGAGCGAACCTGCGAAGCCCAGCTCGCCGACGTGCTGGCTCAGGACCTGTCCGAGCGACGACTACCCGACCTGAAGGCCCTATGGGCCCGCTTCACCCCCGATCCGGCTCGCCTGCCGCACGTATGCGTGCAACTGGCCTCGCTGAGCGACTACGAGGCCCTGGTCAACCTCGACATGGAGGTGCAAGCATGA
- a CDS encoding phage integrase family protein translates to MKTLPACARKLHRGHFAFMRALVQGIDSGEAWDRYLNIEGDRGDARRVRSAIAWMRSAFAAAARREQRPGTARLVLVDAQRWPDTGSAPAPAPPSLEEFVLASGMDGFSEAEQLERYAEVHGNGGTRLSRRARMIERQLQALQWLENLAAQEPLAGDSVHAWFDPRLAERLQRADLPTLHALIQRINGVGARWWTCVAGVGPVKATRIVQWLQTHESSIGHAVGDHALVLRSHLSRSDLDAVTPPATALRPLEKLQVPQALDGSNGRYRSPRDRNLLRADNDHRAIEAFLSTKDDMPATQRAYRREAERLLLWCVLEHGMALSSLSVEDADAYMRFLADPPGWWCGPRHRQRWSPLWRPLEGPLSAVARAQALTILRSLFGFLMKQGYLVGNPFAAVVPPRAPLRPLGSGRTLTKAQWKHVLAVINQASTPAQQLRGRAVRWLYATGLRGAELIAARCGHLKRVEFTDADGRPTVGWMLEVVGKGGRFREVPVPVNLVRELADALGAAGRAPSVDGASNVDVPVLARFGGPGKGPIGYSSNWLYQAAKAVFEDAARTLEGEASTRLLQASTHWLRHSHGSHALNPDELGAEVPIEIVRRNLGHSSIGTTSGYITTERDAQLRAMSKLWQHNAV, encoded by the coding sequence GTGAAGACGCTGCCCGCTTGCGCGCGAAAGCTGCATCGAGGTCACTTCGCATTCATGCGTGCCTTGGTTCAGGGGATCGACTCGGGGGAAGCCTGGGACCGATATCTGAATATTGAAGGCGACAGAGGCGATGCGCGGCGCGTGCGAAGCGCGATCGCCTGGATGCGGAGTGCGTTTGCCGCCGCTGCTCGCCGCGAGCAGCGACCAGGGACCGCTCGCCTGGTACTTGTCGACGCACAGCGCTGGCCGGATACCGGATCGGCGCCGGCGCCGGCGCCGCCGTCGCTGGAGGAATTCGTACTTGCATCCGGCATGGACGGCTTCTCGGAGGCCGAGCAGCTCGAACGCTATGCGGAGGTCCACGGCAATGGCGGAACGCGCCTCTCACGGCGGGCCCGCATGATCGAGCGGCAGCTGCAGGCGCTCCAGTGGCTCGAGAACCTGGCTGCCCAGGAGCCGTTGGCCGGCGATTCGGTCCATGCCTGGTTTGATCCGAGGCTGGCCGAGCGCCTGCAGCGTGCGGATCTGCCGACGCTGCACGCCCTGATCCAGCGAATCAATGGTGTCGGCGCAAGATGGTGGACCTGCGTGGCGGGCGTCGGACCCGTAAAGGCGACGCGTATCGTCCAGTGGCTGCAGACGCACGAAAGCAGCATCGGTCATGCGGTCGGGGACCATGCGTTGGTCCTGCGGTCGCACCTGAGCCGCAGCGACCTGGACGCTGTGACGCCACCGGCGACGGCGTTGCGGCCGCTGGAGAAGCTGCAGGTTCCTCAGGCTCTCGATGGCAGCAACGGCCGCTATCGTTCGCCCAGGGATCGCAACCTCTTGAGAGCGGACAACGACCACCGGGCGATCGAAGCATTCCTCTCGACCAAGGACGACATGCCGGCAACGCAGAGGGCGTATCGCCGCGAAGCCGAACGACTGTTGCTGTGGTGCGTTCTGGAGCACGGGATGGCCCTGTCGTCGCTCAGCGTGGAGGATGCCGACGCGTACATGCGCTTCCTTGCCGATCCGCCCGGCTGGTGGTGCGGGCCGCGACACCGGCAACGCTGGTCACCGCTCTGGCGGCCCCTCGAAGGCCCCTTGTCGGCCGTCGCGCGTGCTCAGGCCCTGACGATACTGCGATCGCTCTTCGGCTTCCTCATGAAGCAGGGCTACCTGGTCGGCAATCCGTTCGCGGCAGTGGTGCCACCACGCGCCCCGCTGCGGCCGTTGGGTTCTGGCAGAACATTGACCAAGGCGCAGTGGAAGCATGTGCTTGCGGTGATCAACCAGGCAAGCACGCCAGCGCAGCAGCTGCGCGGCAGGGCCGTGCGCTGGCTGTATGCAACGGGATTGCGCGGGGCCGAACTGATCGCAGCCCGATGCGGACACCTCAAGCGGGTGGAGTTCACGGACGCTGATGGCCGCCCGACCGTCGGCTGGATGCTCGAAGTGGTAGGGAAGGGCGGCCGATTCCGCGAGGTCCCAGTACCCGTCAACCTGGTCCGGGAGCTGGCCGACGCGCTCGGCGCCGCGGGCCGCGCGCCGAGTGTCGACGGCGCAAGCAACGTTGATGTGCCTGTGTTGGCCCGGTTCGGGGGACCTGGCAAGGGGCCGATCGGATATTCGTCGAACTGGCTCTACCAGGCCGCGAAGGCCGTGTTCGAGGACGCCGCGCGCACGCTCGAAGGAGAGGCGTCGACGAGGCTATTGCAGGCCAGTACGCACTGGCTGCGCCACTCGCACGGCAGCCATGCGCTCAACCCCGACGAGCTGGGCGCGGAAGTGCCCATCGAGATCGTTCGTAGGAACCTGGGGCATAGCTCGATCGGAACGACGTCGGGGTATATCACCACCGAGCGGGATGCTCAGCTTCGCGCCATGTCGAAGCTTTGGCAACACAACGCCGTGTAG
- a CDS encoding type II toxin-antitoxin system PemK/MazF family toxin: MNQKGKVRSSARCCEPDVLDTGPKLGDIVECRFPQEVGVPGPKNRPALVLQVEEASDDPAGSVVVVAYATSQNTTAVYPGEFVIEASAKTGLTKATKFDLVNHHRLAFDDTWFAAAPGKTPRYPRRGRLDLQDPIVKRKLQSAIMEAKNQPKNF, from the coding sequence CTGAACCAAAAAGGAAAGGTAAGGTCATCGGCTCGCTGCTGTGAGCCAGACGTACTGGACACCGGGCCCAAGCTCGGGGACATTGTCGAGTGCAGGTTTCCGCAGGAAGTAGGCGTACCGGGCCCCAAGAACCGCCCGGCTTTAGTGCTTCAGGTCGAAGAGGCGAGCGATGACCCCGCCGGTTCTGTTGTAGTGGTCGCGTACGCCACATCACAGAACACTACAGCGGTGTATCCCGGAGAGTTCGTCATTGAGGCCAGCGCCAAGACGGGCCTGACCAAAGCAACCAAGTTCGACTTGGTCAATCATCACCGGCTTGCCTTTGACGACACCTGGTTCGCCGCCGCGCCCGGCAAAACGCCAAGATACCCTCGACGCGGGCGGCTTGACCTTCAGGATCCCATCGTGAAGCGCAAGCTTCAATCGGCAATCATGGAAGCCAAGAATCAGCCCAAGAACTTCTGA
- a CDS encoding alkene reductase — MLFEPLATPLLQLANRIVMAPMTRSRAVEANTPNDLMAEYYGQRAAAGLIITEGTSPSPNGLGYARIPGLFNQAQVLGWRRVTDAVHARGGKIFVQLMHTGRVTHVLNLPVAAEVLGPTADACPGQMHTDAKGMQQHSRPRAMSQDDIAHAVDEYVQSAQLAIQAGFDGVELHAANGYLIEQFLNANVNQRTDQYGAGIDGRNRFAIEIARATAAAIGPQRVGIRLSPYGVFNSTGPFADVDAQYLALTHQLSELGLLYVHVLDHSAMGAPAVPAELKARLRAAFKGLFILAGGFDQASAERALEAGQADLIAFARPFIANPDLVARMRTDAALNVLDPETFYTPGAKGYTDYPVLAD; from the coding sequence ACGACCTGATGGCCGAGTACTACGGCCAGCGAGCTGCAGCCGGCCTGATCATCACGGAAGGCACATCGCCGTCTCCGAACGGCCTGGGCTATGCACGCATCCCCGGGCTCTTCAACCAGGCGCAGGTGCTGGGATGGCGGCGGGTCACCGACGCCGTCCACGCCAGGGGCGGCAAGATCTTCGTCCAACTCATGCACACCGGGCGCGTGACCCATGTGTTGAACCTGCCGGTTGCAGCCGAGGTCCTGGGGCCCACCGCCGATGCCTGCCCCGGCCAGATGCATACCGATGCGAAGGGCATGCAACAGCACAGCCGCCCGCGGGCCATGAGCCAGGACGACATCGCGCATGCCGTCGACGAATACGTCCAGTCGGCGCAACTCGCGATCCAAGCAGGATTCGACGGAGTCGAATTGCACGCCGCGAATGGCTACCTGATCGAGCAGTTCCTCAACGCCAATGTGAACCAGCGCACCGACCAATACGGCGCCGGCATCGACGGTCGCAACCGCTTTGCAATCGAGATCGCCCGGGCCACCGCGGCGGCCATAGGCCCACAGCGCGTGGGCATTCGGCTCTCGCCTTATGGCGTGTTCAACAGTACTGGGCCTTTTGCCGACGTGGACGCGCAGTACCTGGCGTTGACGCATCAGCTGTCGGAGCTGGGCCTGCTTTACGTCCACGTTCTCGATCATTCGGCCATGGGAGCTCCCGCAGTGCCTGCCGAGCTGAAGGCTCGTCTTCGCGCCGCCTTCAAGGGCCTGTTCATCCTCGCCGGCGGATTCGATCAGGCCAGCGCCGAGCGTGCGCTCGAAGCCGGTCAGGCGGACCTCATTGCCTTCGCCCGGCCCTTCATCGCCAATCCGGACCTGGTCGCACGCATGCGTACTGACGCCGCGCTCAACGTGCTGGACCCCGAAACCTTCTACACCCCGGGTGCCAAGGGTTACACCGACTACCCGGTACTTGCGGACTGA